From a region of the Pseudodesulfovibrio senegalensis genome:
- the glp gene encoding gephyrin-like molybdotransferase Glp — translation MHHDFFTIIAREAFEELLRTFPPLPTERVGLDRAEGRILAEQLRAGHDWPLSHRSCMDGYALDARDAFGASEQNPVYLDCVGAPHVDENPGMTLAPGQCVRIATGGSLPKGADAVVMVEHTVCMDDWDEDAATGTIEVRKAAAPGLNVMQRGEDALAGAVVLEPGTRIGFREVGLGAALGFTEMDVFCRPRVGILSTGDELVAVEHTPRVGQVRDVNSHTLALSARRAGALVRGYGIVPDDAPSLIATVQQAVAENDLVLLSGGSSIGVRDLTVQAIEAQNDAEILAHGVAISPGKPTILGRAGQTPVMGLPGQVASAQVVMFCLVMPFIGHLQGQGNAFDTTVRPVRQAILARNVASKQGREDYVRIRFEERPHQLPLAHPVLGKSGLLRTLVDAHGLMSVPADAEGVYKDALIDVWTV, via the coding sequence ATGCATCACGACTTCTTCACCATCATTGCAAGGGAAGCCTTTGAGGAACTGTTGCGCACGTTCCCGCCGTTGCCCACGGAGCGTGTCGGGCTGGACAGGGCCGAAGGGCGCATTCTGGCCGAACAGCTGCGCGCCGGGCATGACTGGCCGCTGTCACACCGCTCCTGCATGGACGGGTATGCGCTGGACGCGCGCGATGCGTTCGGGGCTTCCGAGCAGAATCCCGTATATCTGGACTGCGTGGGCGCGCCCCATGTGGACGAGAATCCGGGCATGACGCTGGCCCCGGGCCAGTGCGTGCGCATAGCCACGGGCGGCAGCCTGCCAAAAGGAGCTGACGCCGTGGTCATGGTGGAGCACACCGTGTGCATGGATGACTGGGACGAGGACGCAGCCACCGGGACCATCGAGGTTCGCAAGGCCGCCGCGCCCGGACTCAACGTCATGCAGCGCGGCGAGGACGCCTTGGCCGGAGCAGTGGTGCTCGAACCCGGCACGCGGATCGGATTCCGTGAGGTCGGCCTCGGCGCGGCCCTCGGGTTCACGGAAATGGATGTTTTTTGCCGTCCGCGCGTGGGCATTCTTTCCACGGGTGACGAGCTGGTGGCTGTGGAGCATACTCCGCGCGTGGGGCAGGTGCGGGACGTGAACAGCCATACGCTGGCACTGAGCGCCCGGCGCGCCGGGGCTTTGGTGCGCGGCTACGGCATTGTTCCCGACGATGCGCCCAGCCTTATCGCAACGGTGCAGCAGGCCGTGGCGGAAAACGATCTGGTGCTGCTTTCGGGCGGCAGTTCCATCGGCGTGCGCGATCTGACCGTACAGGCCATCGAAGCACAGAATGATGCCGAAATCCTTGCCCACGGTGTGGCCATCAGTCCGGGAAAACCAACCATTCTCGGGCGGGCCGGTCAGACTCCGGTCATGGGCTTGCCCGGGCAGGTGGCCTCGGCACAGGTGGTCATGTTCTGTCTTGTGATGCCGTTCATCGGCCATTTGCAGGGGCAGGGCAACGCTTTCGATACGACCGTCCGACCGGTCCGACAGGCCATACTGGCCCGCAACGTGGCCTCAAAGCAGGGACGCGAGGATTACGTGCGCATTCGCTTCGAGGAGCGGCCCCACCAATTGCCGCTGGCCCATCCGGTGCTGGGCAAGTCCGGCCTGTTGCGCACCCTTGTGGACGCGCACGGACTCATGTCCGTACCTGCGGATGCAGAAGGTGTCTACAAAGATGCCTTGATTGATGTGTGGACCGTGTAA
- a CDS encoding DJ-1/PfpI family protein — protein sequence MGKNILIVCGDFVEDYELMVPFQALQAMGFGVDAVCPDKKAGDVVATAIHDFEGHQTYTEKPGHNFALNADFDSVDAGQYDGLLVPGGRAPEYLRLNKAVLDLVRAFDSAGKPVAAICHGPQLLAAAGVLKGHKVSAYPACAPEVGLAGGEYADIPLDAALTDGNLVTAPAWPAHPAWLKQFVALLEK from the coding sequence ATGGGAAAGAACATCCTGATAGTTTGCGGCGATTTTGTGGAAGATTATGAATTGATGGTGCCGTTCCAGGCCTTGCAGGCCATGGGCTTCGGCGTGGATGCGGTTTGCCCGGATAAGAAGGCCGGCGATGTGGTGGCCACCGCCATTCATGATTTCGAGGGGCATCAGACCTATACGGAAAAGCCGGGCCACAATTTTGCCCTGAACGCGGATTTTGATTCCGTGGATGCCGGGCAGTATGACGGGCTTCTGGTGCCGGGAGGTCGTGCCCCGGAATATCTGCGTCTCAACAAGGCCGTGCTCGATCTGGTGCGCGCCTTTGATTCGGCGGGCAAGCCCGTTGCCGCCATTTGTCATGGCCCGCAGTTGCTGGCGGCAGCAGGGGTGCTCAAGGGGCACAAGGTCTCGGCCTATCCTGCCTGCGCCCCGGAAGTCGGGCTTGCCGGCGGCGAGTATGCGGACATCCCGCTTGATGCCGCGCTCACGGACGGCAATTTGGTTACCGCTCCGGCATGGCCCGCGCATCCGGCCTGGCTCAAACAGTTTGTGGCCCTGCTGGAAAAATAG
- a CDS encoding DMT family transporter codes for MGHTITNRAKVVGIVCAVLATVIWSGNFIIARGMAESVPPATLAFMRWSVASLAVLPLGLGALLRDWPVVRRNLPVLLLTSLLGVTVFNTVLYLAGRTTVTLNLSLISTTFPVFVIVLSRIFLGEPVSVRRVSGIMLAIGGIVFLVVQGDLNRLRTLTFASGDLWMLTAAFIFAVYSLLVRRKPRDMSQNGFLAFTFLAGLVMLTPWMLWEQAGSSWPVMTMPVVGSVLYIGLMASLVAYFCWNRAVASIGPAKAGFIYYSLPVFSAAEAYLILGEPVTLVHVLSGACVLTGIIVATRS; via the coding sequence ATGGGACATACGATTACAAACCGCGCCAAGGTCGTGGGCATTGTTTGCGCAGTGCTGGCCACGGTGATCTGGTCCGGTAATTTCATCATAGCCCGGGGGATGGCCGAAAGCGTGCCGCCCGCAACGCTGGCCTTCATGCGCTGGAGCGTGGCCTCGCTGGCCGTGTTGCCGCTTGGCCTTGGCGCATTGCTTCGCGACTGGCCCGTGGTGCGCAGGAACCTGCCCGTGCTGCTGCTCACCTCGCTGTTGGGGGTCACGGTCTTCAACACCGTGTTGTATCTGGCCGGGCGTACCACCGTGACCCTGAACCTTTCGCTCATATCCACCACCTTTCCGGTTTTCGTGATCGTACTTTCGAGGATATTTCTGGGCGAGCCTGTATCCGTGCGGCGGGTGTCGGGCATTATGCTGGCCATCGGCGGCATCGTCTTTCTTGTGGTACAGGGAGACCTGAACCGTTTGCGTACGCTCACCTTTGCTTCCGGCGACCTGTGGATGCTGACCGCGGCGTTCATCTTTGCGGTCTACAGCCTGTTGGTGCGGCGCAAGCCCCGCGACATGAGCCAGAACGGTTTTCTGGCCTTCACCTTTCTGGCCGGGCTGGTCATGCTGACCCCGTGGATGCTCTGGGAACAGGCCGGGAGTTCGTGGCCCGTCATGACCATGCCCGTGGTCGGCTCGGTGCTGTACATCGGACTGATGGCCTCGCTGGTGGCCTACTTCTGCTGGAACAGGGCCGTGGCCTCCATCGGTCCGGCCAAGGCCGGTTTCATCTATTACAGCCTGCCCGTGTTCAGCGCGGCCGAGGCCTACCTGATCCTCGGCGAACCCGTGACCCTCGTGCATGTGCTCAGCGGCGCGTGCGTGCTCACGGGCATCATCGTGGCGACCCGCAGCTGA
- a CDS encoding discoidin domain-containing protein gives MKRLFIALLLVALSAATARSMELEVSVSHFLPTLSGKYMAGNLLDNDPATAWASSELHNGVGSWFRISFPEVVALRDLTIYNGHQGGKFQGFARIRTGRIIFSDGSEQHFELADCAGPQVIECWTVPTREITITVDSIYPESPAQKMSVAVSEVKIRLQGGVNAPKGMPEKGTLGELAQVIRNFYTYQTTLDDAFLQYIPKEKYEDEQFGFEVFKQMQMQRGTFEIMRRSVVDTNSLQFRLMRFKDSQAVVHCFGHYLVIWKENMTPIPDDSVFTMRREKDGWKIVSIRDYAAQQ, from the coding sequence ATGAAACGTCTTTTCATCGCATTGCTGCTGGTGGCCCTGAGCGCCGCAACAGCCCGGTCCATGGAACTGGAAGTCTCGGTATCCCACTTCCTCCCGACTCTCTCGGGCAAGTACATGGCCGGAAACCTGCTGGACAACGACCCCGCCACGGCCTGGGCCTCCAGCGAACTGCACAACGGCGTGGGCTCATGGTTTCGCATCAGCTTTCCCGAGGTGGTGGCCCTGCGCGACCTGACCATCTACAACGGACACCAGGGCGGCAAGTTCCAAGGGTTCGCCCGCATCCGTACGGGCCGGATCATCTTTTCGGACGGCAGCGAACAGCACTTTGAACTTGCGGACTGTGCCGGCCCGCAGGTCATCGAATGCTGGACCGTGCCCACACGGGAAATAACCATCACAGTGGATTCCATTTATCCGGAAAGTCCCGCCCAGAAAATGAGCGTTGCTGTCAGTGAGGTGAAAATCCGGCTGCAGGGCGGTGTGAACGCGCCCAAGGGTATGCCGGAAAAGGGTACGCTGGGCGAACTGGCACAGGTCATCCGCAATTTCTACACCTACCAGACCACACTGGACGATGCCTTCCTGCAATACATTCCCAAGGAAAAATACGAAGACGAACAATTCGGATTCGAGGTCTTCAAGCAGATGCAAATGCAGCGGGGAACCTTTGAAATAATGCGCCGCAGCGTCGTCGACACGAACAGCCTCCAATTCCGACTCATGCGCTTCAAGGACAGCCAGGCGGTGGTCCACTGCTTCGGGCACTATCTGGTCATCTGGAAGGAAAACATGACTCCCATCCCGGACGACAGCGTGTTCACCATGCGCCGGGAAAAGGACGGCTGGAAGATCGTGAGCATACGGGACTACGCCGCACAGCAATAG
- a CDS encoding DUF721 domain-containing protein, producing the protein MAYRPNKGNKRKAPVKRIGSQLMPLLEKFDTGDNMRMVRLWRAWDELMGDMADMARPLGHRGNKLILAAHDPVVVQEAHYLAPLILEIVNRFFGEEVFDKVLFELLNGRVPLGRHKAAKKPLAPMKRKKPGVLGTLNSTIDPDSAVGKCYRAYQQIFEEE; encoded by the coding sequence ATGGCTTACCGACCCAACAAAGGAAACAAACGCAAGGCCCCGGTAAAACGGATTGGCTCCCAACTGATGCCGTTGCTGGAAAAATTCGACACCGGCGACAACATGCGGATGGTGCGTCTGTGGCGTGCGTGGGACGAACTCATGGGAGACATGGCCGACATGGCCCGCCCTCTCGGACACCGGGGCAACAAGCTCATTCTGGCCGCGCACGATCCCGTGGTGGTTCAGGAAGCCCATTACCTCGCTCCGCTCATCCTTGAAATAGTAAACCGCTTTTTTGGCGAAGAAGTCTTTGACAAAGTACTGTTTGAACTGCTAAACGGCAGGGTTCCATTGGGTCGGCACAAGGCGGCAAAGAAGCCACTCGCCCCAATGAAACGCAAGAAACCCGGCGTGTTAGGCACGCTGAACAGTACGATCGACCCGGATTCTGCCGTGGGAAAATGTTACCGGGCCTATCAGCAAATTTTTGAAGAAGAATGA
- a CDS encoding ArsR/SmtB family transcription factor, which yields MEILKYCKALADETRARLVNVLLRFELNVGEIVQLMEMGQSRISRHLKILADSGLVECRRDGLWAFYRASDSGPGRNFLDGVAPVMEGEAVFGQDLARAAKVIRERMAQTRQFFDSIADDWDRLNKEVLGSMDLRGEIVSRVSGCDVAADLGCGTGELLALMAQKSRTVIGVDSSPKMLELAEDRFHGDARVSLRIGELSFLPLRDWEADCVVVSLVLHHLARPLEALVEAGRVLKTGGRLVVAEFDKHDNEVMRTEYGDRQLGIANREMRGWLEKAGFEVREQTEYKVNMGLAVILYEAVRL from the coding sequence ATGGAAATACTGAAATATTGCAAAGCATTGGCCGATGAGACGCGGGCCCGGTTGGTGAATGTACTGCTCCGGTTCGAATTGAACGTGGGCGAAATAGTACAGCTCATGGAGATGGGACAGTCGCGCATTTCCCGGCACCTGAAGATTCTGGCGGATTCCGGGCTTGTGGAATGTCGCCGGGATGGATTGTGGGCCTTTTATCGTGCCAGCGACAGCGGTCCGGGGCGGAATTTTCTGGATGGCGTGGCGCCGGTCATGGAAGGTGAGGCCGTGTTCGGCCAGGACCTTGCCCGTGCGGCCAAGGTCATCCGCGAGCGCATGGCCCAGACCCGGCAATTCTTCGACTCCATTGCCGACGATTGGGACAGGCTCAACAAGGAAGTGCTGGGCAGCATGGACCTGCGCGGCGAGATCGTCTCGCGGGTTTCGGGATGCGACGTTGCCGCGGACCTCGGTTGCGGCACCGGCGAATTGCTGGCTCTGATGGCGCAGAAGTCCCGCACGGTGATCGGCGTGGACAGTTCGCCCAAGATGCTGGAACTGGCCGAAGACCGTTTTCACGGAGATGCCCGGGTGAGCCTGCGCATCGGTGAGCTTTCCTTTCTGCCCCTGCGGGACTGGGAGGCGGATTGCGTGGTGGTCAGCCTCGTGCTGCACCATCTGGCCCGGCCTCTGGAGGCATTGGTCGAGGCAGGGCGCGTGCTCAAGACCGGCGGACGGCTCGTGGTGGCCGAGTTCGACAAGCACGATAACGAAGTCATGCGCACCGAATACGGCGATCGCCAGCTCGGCATCGCCAACCGAGAAATGCGGGGCTGGCTGGAAAAGGCCGGTTTCGAGGTGCGGGAACAAACGGAATACAAGGTTAACATGGGACTTGCGGTCATCCTGTACGAAGCGGTCAGGCTGTAG
- the polA gene encoding DNA polymerase I, with protein MSLKQELNLDREPIFLIDGTALFYRAFYARADLKRADGFPTNAINTTIRSLLNLLKKESPSHVGFIMDGRPPTFRNELYDQYKANRPPMPEALAQQIDPVREAVQLMGLRLLVSDGVEADDCIASLTHRFKNERPVIIVGSDKDLKQCLDTNVFMLSQSGRKEKLTSLESFTEEEGLAPQQWPDFQALIGDSADNIPGIPKVGPVTARKIMAELPTLEAIRDGYETLPPKLREKVEPELDNIFLYRKLTRMRLDCCPQAMDEFKVSAMDAQGLRDFLETYELRGLMRSIPAPQGNSSPTKTKAASKTSGNAMQGMLLDVGVVAPVATDPIKVTAVDDLGQLPDVTDREVGLVRKENVFLLGLDGEEYRYAGPAEQLASALAPVQTIATPSVQELLREDDAWLAVRSDQWFDLSLAAYLMDPEERNYNWERLRQSLYQDGKPQFDEAAKDLHPQAQGMAALAYMQGMNTQMNAAHLGELMRTLEIPLIPALVGMEKAGICINDVAFTKHLGEVSEQLAGLTRTIVDMAGEPFNIRSSQQMAHILFDKLELKPAGKTAGGQLSTANQVLEKIRTQHPVVEKILEYRMLEKLRSTYLEPLPKLAGPDGRIHTHFNQLATATGRLSSSRPNLQNIPIRGPQGKRMRACFTAGPNMLLAAADYSQIELRVLAHCSQDPELLDAFRNDEDIHSRTAALLEDKAAADITADERRRAKTINFGLIYGMGPQKLARELKITMNQAKEFIERYFAKLTTLREFYDQVVKDATNNGFVTTLAGRRRLLPDLHSRNNMEASQAKRQAINTVIQGSAADIIKMAMIKAHNDERLRELGARMILQVHDELLIESPVQTTESAAKRLREIMQDVTELAVPLRVDMGTGRTWADAH; from the coding sequence ATGTCCCTCAAGCAAGAACTGAATCTCGATCGGGAACCGATCTTTCTCATCGACGGAACCGCGCTCTTCTACCGCGCGTTCTATGCGCGCGCCGACCTCAAACGGGCCGACGGATTCCCCACCAACGCCATCAACACCACCATCCGCTCGCTGCTGAACCTGCTCAAGAAGGAATCTCCCAGCCATGTGGGATTCATCATGGACGGCAGGCCGCCGACATTCCGCAACGAACTGTACGACCAATACAAGGCCAACCGCCCGCCCATGCCCGAAGCGCTGGCCCAGCAGATCGACCCGGTGCGCGAGGCCGTGCAGCTCATGGGGCTGCGCCTGCTGGTTTCCGACGGCGTGGAAGCGGACGACTGCATCGCCTCGCTGACGCACCGCTTCAAGAACGAGCGCCCCGTGATCATCGTGGGCTCGGACAAAGACCTCAAGCAGTGCCTTGACACCAACGTGTTCATGCTCAGCCAGTCCGGGCGCAAGGAAAAGCTCACCTCGCTGGAAAGCTTTACCGAAGAGGAAGGCCTGGCCCCGCAGCAATGGCCGGACTTTCAGGCGCTCATCGGCGATTCCGCGGACAACATCCCCGGCATTCCCAAGGTGGGGCCGGTCACGGCCAGAAAGATCATGGCCGAACTGCCCACGCTGGAAGCCATCCGCGACGGTTACGAAACCCTGCCGCCCAAGTTGCGCGAAAAGGTCGAACCCGAACTGGACAACATTTTCCTGTACCGCAAGCTGACCCGCATGCGTCTGGACTGCTGCCCGCAGGCCATGGACGAATTCAAGGTGTCCGCCATGGATGCGCAGGGCTTGCGCGATTTTCTGGAAACCTACGAACTGCGGGGGCTCATGCGTTCCATCCCGGCCCCGCAAGGCAACAGCTCGCCCACGAAAACCAAAGCCGCCTCCAAAACATCCGGCAACGCCATGCAGGGCATGCTGCTGGACGTGGGCGTGGTGGCGCCCGTGGCCACTGACCCCATCAAGGTCACGGCCGTGGACGACCTCGGCCAACTGCCGGACGTGACAGACCGCGAAGTGGGGCTGGTACGCAAGGAAAACGTCTTTCTGCTGGGGCTCGACGGCGAGGAATACCGATACGCCGGACCGGCCGAACAGCTGGCTTCGGCACTGGCCCCGGTGCAGACAATAGCCACGCCCAGCGTGCAGGAACTGCTGCGCGAAGACGACGCGTGGCTGGCCGTGCGTTCGGACCAGTGGTTCGACCTGAGTCTGGCCGCCTACCTCATGGACCCGGAAGAACGCAATTACAACTGGGAACGCTTGCGCCAGTCCCTGTATCAGGACGGCAAACCGCAATTTGACGAGGCCGCCAAAGACCTGCATCCGCAGGCGCAGGGAATGGCCGCGCTGGCCTACATGCAGGGCATGAACACCCAGATGAACGCCGCGCACCTCGGAGAGCTGATGCGCACGCTGGAGATTCCGCTCATCCCGGCATTGGTAGGCATGGAAAAGGCCGGAATCTGCATCAACGACGTAGCCTTCACCAAACATCTCGGCGAAGTCAGCGAACAGCTGGCCGGTCTGACCCGCACCATCGTGGACATGGCCGGCGAACCGTTCAACATCCGCTCCAGCCAGCAGATGGCCCACATCCTGTTCGACAAGCTGGAACTCAAACCCGCGGGCAAAACCGCCGGGGGCCAGCTCTCCACGGCAAACCAGGTGCTGGAAAAAATCCGCACCCAGCATCCTGTGGTGGAAAAAATCCTCGAATACCGCATGCTGGAAAAACTGCGCTCCACCTATCTGGAACCGCTGCCCAAGCTGGCCGGGCCGGATGGACGCATCCACACGCATTTCAACCAGTTGGCAACGGCCACGGGCAGGCTCTCCAGTTCGCGGCCCAACCTGCAGAACATCCCCATTCGCGGACCGCAGGGCAAACGCATGCGCGCCTGCTTCACGGCCGGGCCCAACATGCTGCTGGCTGCCGCCGACTATTCGCAGATCGAACTGCGCGTGCTGGCCCACTGCTCGCAGGACCCGGAACTGCTGGACGCCTTCCGCAACGACGAGGACATCCATTCGCGCACTGCCGCCCTGCTGGAAGACAAGGCAGCCGCCGACATCACCGCCGACGAACGCCGCAGGGCCAAAACCATCAACTTCGGCCTCATCTACGGCATGGGACCGCAAAAACTGGCCCGCGAGCTCAAGATCACCATGAATCAGGCCAAGGAATTCATCGAGCGCTATTTCGCCAAGCTGACAACGCTCCGGGAATTCTACGACCAGGTGGTGAAGGACGCCACCAACAACGGGTTCGTGACCACGCTGGCCGGACGCCGCCGCCTGCTGCCGGACCTGCACTCGCGCAACAACATGGAAGCCTCGCAGGCTAAACGGCAGGCCATCAATACCGTTATCCAGGGCTCGGCAGCGGACATCATCAAGATGGCCATGATCAAGGCGCACAATGACGAAAGGCTCCGTGAACTGGGAGCGCGCATGATCCTGCAGGTGCATGACGAACTGCTCATCGAATCCCCGGTGCAGACCACCGAATCCGCAGCAAAACGGTTGCGCGAAATCATGCAGGACGTCACCGAACTGGCGGTTCCCCTCAGGGTGGACATGGGCACGGGCCGCACATGGGCGGATGCCCACTGA
- a CDS encoding ribbon-helix-helix domain-containing protein, producing the protein MCRLYLSAPVEQYRSQTRSVRINGVVTSIRLEARFWDILGRLAEAEGMTLGRLLSLLHEEALAAYGKIDNFASLLRVVCTTYQAVSAETRPDRHRMAEGNADARFRGRFRADLDARPASGHVSPSTNAKEADNVRRYGKNAGRKEL; encoded by the coding sequence ATGTGCCGACTCTATCTTTCCGCTCCGGTGGAGCAGTATCGGTCCCAGACCCGTTCCGTGCGCATCAACGGCGTGGTGACCAGCATTCGTCTGGAGGCGCGCTTTTGGGATATTCTCGGCCGTCTGGCCGAAGCCGAGGGAATGACTCTGGGGAGGCTGCTTTCGCTTCTTCACGAAGAAGCCCTTGCCGCATACGGCAAGATCGACAATTTTGCTTCGCTTTTGCGTGTTGTCTGCACCACGTATCAGGCTGTTTCGGCAGAGACTCGGCCTGACCGGCACCGCATGGCGGAAGGGAATGCCGATGCCCGTTTCCGGGGACGCTTTCGTGCCGATCTTGACGCACGGCCTGCATCCGGGCATGTATCCCCTTCCACGAACGCAAAGGAGGCAGACAATGTCCGACGATATGGAAAAAACGCTGGCCGAAAAGAGCTATGA
- the ahcY gene encoding adenosylhomocysteinase, whose product MSNVKPVDPKLEYKVADIELAEWGRKEMQLSEREMPGLMQLRAKYGKEKPLKGMKIMGSLHMTIQTAMLIETLHELGADIRWASCNIFSTQDHAAAAIAKAGTAKVFAWKGETLEEYWWCTEQALTWPDGSGPDLIVDDGGDATLLIHQGVKVERDPSLAEKHYDNPEFALVMARLGASAKNNPGKWQSIAKAMRGVSEETTTGVHRLYEMERNGELLFPAINVNDSVTKSKFDNLYGCRESLADGIKRATDVMVAGKVVVVVGYGDVGKGCAQSMRGFGARVLVTEVDPICALQAAMEGYEVTTMDKALEEGDIYVTCTGNYQVVTGEHMERMKDEAIVCNIGHFDNEIEMSYLENNPKCSKQEIKPQVDKWTLESGNSIIVLAEGRLVNLGCATGHPSFVMSNSFTNQVLAQIDLAANDYEPKVMILSKKLDEEVARLHLERLGVKLETLSQEQADYIGVPVEGPYKADHYRY is encoded by the coding sequence ATGAGCAACGTGAAACCTGTGGACCCGAAATTGGAATACAAGGTTGCGGACATCGAACTGGCCGAGTGGGGCCGCAAGGAAATGCAGCTTTCCGAGCGCGAAATGCCCGGCCTGATGCAGCTGCGTGCCAAGTACGGCAAGGAAAAGCCCCTCAAGGGCATGAAGATCATGGGCTCCCTGCACATGACCATCCAGACCGCCATGCTCATCGAGACCCTGCATGAGTTGGGCGCGGACATTCGCTGGGCTTCCTGCAATATTTTTTCCACCCAGGACCATGCCGCGGCCGCCATTGCCAAGGCCGGAACCGCCAAGGTCTTTGCCTGGAAGGGCGAAACCCTCGAGGAATACTGGTGGTGCACCGAGCAGGCCCTGACCTGGCCCGACGGCTCCGGCCCGGACCTGATCGTGGACGACGGCGGCGACGCCACCCTGCTTATCCATCAGGGCGTCAAGGTCGAGCGTGATCCGTCCCTGGCCGAAAAACATTACGACAATCCGGAATTTGCTTTGGTCATGGCCCGTCTCGGCGCGTCCGCCAAGAACAATCCGGGCAAGTGGCAATCCATTGCCAAGGCCATGCGCGGCGTTTCCGAGGAAACCACCACCGGCGTTCATCGCCTGTACGAAATGGAGCGCAACGGCGAGCTGCTGTTCCCGGCCATCAACGTCAACGATTCCGTGACCAAGTCCAAGTTCGACAACCTGTACGGCTGCCGTGAATCGCTGGCCGACGGCATCAAGCGCGCCACGGACGTGATGGTGGCGGGCAAGGTCGTGGTGGTCGTGGGCTACGGCGACGTGGGCAAGGGCTGCGCCCAGTCCATGCGCGGCTTTGGCGCACGCGTGCTGGTCACGGAAGTGGATCCCATCTGCGCGCTGCAGGCCGCCATGGAAGGCTACGAAGTGACCACCATGGACAAGGCGCTGGAAGAGGGCGACATCTACGTCACCTGCACCGGCAACTATCAGGTCGTCACCGGCGAGCACATGGAACGCATGAAGGACGAGGCCATCGTCTGCAACATCGGCCACTTCGACAATGAAATCGAAATGTCCTACCTGGAAAACAATCCCAAGTGCTCCAAGCAGGAAATCAAGCCGCAGGTGGACAAGTGGACTCTGGAGTCCGGCAACTCCATCATCGTGCTGGCCGAAGGACGTCTGGTGAACCTGGGTTGCGCCACGGGCCACCCCAGCTTCGTCATGTCCAACTCCTTCACCAACCAGGTGCTGGCCCAGATCGACCTTGCCGCCAACGACTACGAGCCCAAGGTCATGATTCTTTCCAAGAAGCTGGACGAGGAAGTGGCCCGCCTGCATCTGGAAAGGCTCGGCGTGAAGCTGGAGACCCTGAGCCAGGAACAGGCCGACTACATTGGCGTTCCCGTGGAAGGTCCGTACAAGGCGGATCACTACCGCTACTAA
- a CDS encoding universal stress protein — MFSKIILAATPKPSTKHATDTALALARRHNAQLIIYHACELPDVHWGAQSSITCPELVGDTRKAIAEHFGTRLDGIDHRIHVVCRMPADDLASLATKEGADLIVMGPHSDGKTCPVPRMWGLVDTNIARVSMQTVVPVLVVSRPSPLLERDPKNIVMCTDLSTPSESALCHAANMARSFGATLSIFHVLDTGLAYPSPKYYVQDMQVFIDEAIARMKRKYAHILNGVEHKYEAWEGVPYCEILKYARWREADMLVLARHSSAKDSHQALIGSTVVQVALSPSSPTLIVNYRAKPCA, encoded by the coding sequence ATGTTTTCCAAGATCATTCTGGCGGCCACACCCAAGCCCAGCACCAAGCACGCAACAGACACAGCCCTTGCCCTGGCCCGACGGCACAACGCCCAGCTCATCATCTACCACGCCTGCGAGCTGCCCGACGTCCATTGGGGTGCGCAAAGCTCGATAACCTGCCCCGAACTTGTGGGCGACACCAGAAAGGCCATTGCCGAGCACTTCGGCACACGGCTCGATGGCATTGACCACCGCATCCACGTTGTCTGCCGAATGCCTGCGGACGATCTGGCCTCACTGGCCACCAAGGAAGGCGCCGACCTCATCGTCATGGGACCGCACTCCGACGGCAAGACCTGCCCGGTGCCACGAATGTGGGGTCTGGTGGACACCAACATAGCCCGCGTGAGCATGCAGACCGTGGTGCCCGTGCTGGTGGTCTCGCGGCCTTCCCCCCTGCTGGAACGCGATCCCAAGAACATCGTCATGTGCACGGACCTGAGCACGCCATCCGAAAGCGCGCTGTGCCATGCGGCAAACATGGCCCGCAGTTTCGGGGCGACGCTGAGCATCTTCCATGTGCTGGATACCGGCCTTGCCTACCCTTCGCCCAAGTACTACGTGCAGGACATGCAGGTCTTCATCGACGAAGCCATTGCGCGCATGAAGCGCAAGTATGCCCACATCCTGAACGGCGTGGAACACAAGTATGAGGCGTGGGAGGGTGTACCCTACTGCGAAATCCTCAAGTACGCCCGCTGGCGCGAAGCGGACATGCTGGTTCTGGCGCGCCACTCCTCGGCCAAGGACTCGCATCAGGCGCTCATCGGCTCCACGGTGGTGCAGGTGGCGCTCTCACCCAGCAGCCCGACCCTGATTGTGAACTACCGGGCCAAGCCCTGCGCCTGA